In Flammeovirgaceae bacterium 311, one DNA window encodes the following:
- a CDS encoding phospholipase/carboxylesterase (COG0400 Predicted esterase), with protein MKQHSLRFSFEARYCTLGAPGNTAWLVCHGYGQLAPYFIRNFSALADLGHYIVAPEGLSRFYLQDHKGRVGASWMTREERLNDIDNYLRYLDAVAEDSGLVQASEINLLGFSQGVATISRWAMHTTLAYQKLVLWAGVFPPDLPLDLSSRCLQQVRLYQVWGEQDPFLNREETEKQAANLRALKPAHFRELSFKGEHSLHTPSLLEIVAETD; from the coding sequence ATGAAACAGCATTCGCTCCGGTTTAGCTTTGAAGCCCGGTACTGCACACTGGGAGCACCCGGTAATACGGCCTGGCTGGTATGCCATGGCTATGGCCAGCTCGCCCCTTATTTCATCAGAAATTTTAGTGCACTGGCAGATTTGGGACATTATATAGTGGCCCCCGAGGGCCTGTCGCGCTTCTATTTGCAGGACCACAAGGGCAGAGTGGGTGCCAGCTGGATGACGCGTGAGGAGCGCCTGAACGATATTGACAATTATCTCCGCTACCTGGATGCGGTAGCTGAAGATTCAGGCCTGGTTCAGGCCTCTGAAATAAATCTGCTGGGATTTTCGCAGGGGGTAGCCACCATTAGCCGCTGGGCCATGCATACCACACTGGCTTACCAAAAGCTGGTGTTGTGGGCCGGGGTATTTCCACCAGACCTGCCCCTGGACCTCAGCAGCCGCTGCCTGCAGCAGGTGCGACTCTACCAGGTGTGGGGAGAGCAGGATCCTTTCCTGAATCGGGAAGAAACTGAAAAACAGGCAGCTAACTTACGTGCCCTTAAGCCCGCGCATTTCCGGGAGCTAAGCTTTAAGGGTGAGCACAGCCTGCATACTCCTAGCCTGCTGGAAATTGTAGCAGAAACAGACTGA
- a CDS encoding serine phosphatase RsbU, regulator of sigma subunit (COG2208 Serine phosphatase RsbU, regulator of sigma subunit): MEGTVHGYEWEPGRGGFLKKSKPAVFKGTLEGVRLSLYQQEQLVEEVMTDEKGNYSIPLDFNKLYTLVITKEGYNKNTLLIDTRALPKEVQHGGYRFTGAEFVMNSFKKGENKDLDRSLGRLYFSPSHQQFNIAQTESKSSGGSSNSSGTADAASELLDRALERNNAAIADYKPEKVQQTPQNRSTQLPVTPPPATAPQTADEQPDTRQTKLTISRAINLGPTLENGTSSSGLISSKEEALQKAREQLAIDKLRQQTKFDSLEILKREAQIQAAEQEIQNARLLIQTQQDKLQAQRNSLILLVLLLMLLMGFLYLVYTYYQSKQLNNTLLEQKNKQITDSINYAQRIQQSILVGEKALKSHLSDSFVLSQPRDIVSGDFYFFHPHPDGYLVAVADCTGHGVPGAFMSLIGHRLLREIIAEKGVTDPAQILDQLDTKVQQVLQGEKEGEILQDGMDISICLIDSNNSTITFAAAMNPAYIIDGTTLQVLQADINSIGGKVLRNDRKRKFTNKAMAYSKGSMLYLFSDGYMDQFGEQQDQKFNTRRFKDMLMQMQSMAAEEQKEIANQTLQTWQGKIRQTDDILLLGIRLP; the protein is encoded by the coding sequence ATGGAGGGAACCGTGCATGGCTATGAGTGGGAGCCTGGCAGAGGAGGCTTTCTTAAAAAAAGCAAACCTGCTGTATTCAAAGGAACGCTGGAAGGGGTTCGGTTAAGCCTGTATCAGCAGGAGCAGCTGGTAGAAGAAGTGATGACCGACGAAAAAGGTAATTACAGCATCCCCCTGGATTTTAATAAGCTCTACACCCTGGTTATTACAAAAGAAGGATACAATAAAAATACCCTCCTGATAGATACCCGTGCATTACCAAAAGAGGTGCAGCATGGTGGATATCGCTTTACCGGCGCCGAGTTTGTGATGAACAGCTTTAAAAAAGGCGAAAACAAAGACTTGGACAGATCGCTGGGGCGCCTGTATTTTAGCCCCTCCCACCAGCAATTTAATATTGCACAAACCGAAAGCAAATCTTCCGGAGGATCCTCAAACAGTTCCGGCACAGCTGATGCCGCCTCAGAGTTGCTCGACAGAGCCTTAGAGAGAAATAATGCCGCTATCGCGGATTATAAGCCTGAAAAGGTGCAGCAAACACCGCAAAACCGCTCTACACAACTGCCCGTTACACCGCCACCTGCCACAGCGCCCCAAACAGCCGACGAGCAACCTGATACCAGACAAACAAAACTTACGATATCACGGGCGATCAACCTGGGCCCAACCCTGGAAAACGGCACCTCCAGTTCTGGATTAATCTCTTCAAAAGAGGAAGCACTACAAAAAGCAAGGGAGCAGCTCGCCATAGATAAGCTGCGGCAGCAAACTAAATTCGACAGCCTGGAGATCCTTAAGCGGGAAGCACAGATACAGGCGGCTGAACAGGAAATACAAAATGCCCGCCTGCTGATCCAAACCCAGCAGGATAAGCTGCAGGCCCAGCGCAACTCTCTTATACTGCTGGTGCTCCTGTTAATGCTGCTCATGGGTTTCCTGTACCTGGTGTATACCTATTATCAGAGCAAGCAGCTTAATAATACATTGCTGGAACAAAAAAACAAGCAGATCACAGACAGCATCAACTATGCGCAGCGCATACAGCAGTCTATTCTGGTTGGAGAAAAAGCTTTAAAAAGCCACCTCTCCGACTCTTTTGTATTATCACAGCCACGCGATATTGTCAGTGGCGATTTCTACTTCTTCCACCCCCATCCGGATGGCTACCTGGTGGCAGTAGCAGATTGTACCGGACATGGAGTGCCCGGCGCTTTTATGTCGCTGATCGGCCACAGGCTGCTGCGGGAAATAATTGCAGAAAAGGGCGTGACCGACCCTGCCCAGATACTGGATCAGCTGGATACCAAGGTTCAGCAGGTGCTGCAGGGCGAAAAAGAAGGAGAAATTCTGCAGGATGGCATGGATATTTCAATATGCCTGATCGATTCCAACAACAGCACCATTACCTTCGCTGCAGCCATGAACCCCGCTTATATCATAGACGGCACTACCTTACAGGTGCTCCAGGCAGATATCAACTCAATAGGCGGCAAGGTGCTGAGAAACGACCGCAAGCGAAAATTCACAAACAAAGCCATGGCCTACTCAAAAGGCAGCATGCTGTATCTTTTCTCCGATGGCTATATGGACCAGTTTGGTGAACAACAGGATCAGAAATTCAATACCCGCCGGTTTAAGGATATGCTTATGCAGATGCAGTCTATGGCTGCAGAAGAGCAAAAGGAAATTGCCAATCAAACGCTACAGACCTGGCAGGGTAAGATCCGTCAAACCGATGATATTCTGCTGCTGGGCATCCGGCTGCCTTAA
- a CDS encoding hypothetical protein (COG5178 U5 snRNP spliceosome subunit), whose translation MSVEVVHWVQFTISYCLQQVGNLCLFITASGRTYCHFYDKSAKMQDVLHTEKAPAGIVFGLFRESSLNYLLISLEVQKEYPVNQ comes from the coding sequence TTGAGCGTTGAGGTTGTGCATTGGGTGCAATTTACGATTTCTTATTGCCTGCAGCAAGTGGGGAACTTATGCCTTTTTATTACAGCCAGTGGCCGAACATATTGCCACTTCTATGATAAAAGTGCAAAAATGCAGGATGTCTTACATACTGAAAAAGCCCCGGCCGGAATTGTTTTTGGATTATTTAGGGAAAGCAGCTTAAATTACTTGCTCATTAGTCTGGAAGTTCAGAAGGAATACCCCGTAAACCAATGA
- a CDS encoding serine 3-dehydrogenase (COG4221 Short-chain alcohol dehydrogenase of unknown specificity), whose amino-acid sequence MTFYLKTPAQAPEFFIFMPSTFYLAVFKQTADMNNRTVLITGATSGIGLATARLLAQNGFRLIITGRRKDRLEQISMELGALTEVHALAFDVRDREAVQRAVDVLPAGFSSIDVLINNAGNAHGFDPIQEGNPDDWDAMLDINVKGLLYVSKAIIPQMTSRRQGHIINIGSIAGKEVYPKGNVYCASKYAVDAINKGMLLDLNPYGIKVTAINPGLVETEFSVVRFKGDDERASQVYKGLTPLKGEDVANVILFALQLPAHVNISDLVLLPTDQASATVVRREEQA is encoded by the coding sequence TTGACATTTTATTTAAAAACTCCGGCACAAGCTCCGGAGTTTTTTATTTTTATGCCTTCCACTTTTTATCTTGCTGTTTTTAAGCAAACCGCAGATATGAACAACAGAACAGTTTTAATAACCGGTGCCACCTCAGGCATTGGCCTGGCCACAGCCAGACTTTTAGCACAAAATGGTTTCAGGTTAATTATAACCGGCCGCCGCAAAGACCGGCTGGAGCAGATAAGCATGGAGCTGGGTGCCCTTACCGAGGTACATGCGCTGGCGTTCGATGTAAGAGACCGCGAGGCAGTTCAGCGTGCTGTTGATGTTTTGCCTGCCGGTTTCTCCAGCATTGATGTACTCATCAACAATGCCGGCAATGCCCATGGTTTCGACCCCATCCAGGAGGGTAATCCCGACGATTGGGATGCCATGCTGGACATCAATGTAAAAGGCCTGCTGTATGTGAGCAAAGCCATCATTCCGCAGATGACCAGCCGCAGGCAGGGGCATATTATCAACATTGGCTCTATAGCGGGTAAAGAGGTATATCCAAAGGGCAATGTATACTGTGCCTCCAAATATGCCGTAGATGCCATTAACAAAGGCATGCTCCTGGACCTGAACCCGTATGGCATCAAGGTAACAGCCATCAACCCCGGGCTGGTAGAAACAGAATTCTCTGTGGTGAGATTCAAGGGTGATGACGAACGCGCATCGCAGGTATACAAAGGACTGACACCCCTGAAGGGTGAAGATGTGGCCAACGTAATTTTATTTGCATTGCAGCTACCTGCCCATGTGAATATCAGTGATTTAGTGCTGCTGCCTACCGATCAGGCAAGCGCCACAGTGGTAAGAAGAGAGGAGCAGGCCTGA
- a CDS encoding peptidoglycan-associated lipoprotein (COG0457 FOG: TPR repeat) encodes MIKRYLGACLLIILLSVSGGVAHAQMAATKADSVELAEQFYEIGQEILKSTKVVVQAREQFEMAANLDPNNIWANYMTGQTYLESVNKDRSAKYFLRVYQQDPKFRYDLLYSIGRGFQYGLNYEEALKYYNQYKQKTLSDVNYRGQDKIQLRDVERRIEECRNGLEYAKNPKHYAIVNISEKVNSIWPDYAPVLNEDETILIFTTRRQEDNLNENVDSDNFYFEDVFYSEKVNGEWTRAKNIKEPINDKYHNSNLALTADGNTLYLYRYDNGGDIFFSTKEKDGSWAYPQPLSDFINSSFAEKSISVSKDGNLMFFSSNRPGGLGGLDIYMSKKDKNGKWSRSENLGPNINTEFDDESPFIHYDGKTLYFSTRGRKGMGGYDIFKSVYDSTASQWTEPVNLGYPINTPDEDVFFVATKDGKRGYYASVRDDGQGYTDIYMVNFFPDGEEKPVLAQNQPQPKKEPENNKPAPKPEPKKEEPVQEQKIAEAPKAAAPAPVLMPVTLSIRIIDDETDLPLEANVNLRRLSDNQLAGKSAKGPGEYTFTTTQKQPVQMVLSVEKDGYMFKNFKITIPAATAEPQEISRNIELNRLQTGFTSVLRNIYFDFNQATFQKASYDELNKLERMLNENPDLVMEISGHTDNVGSKAYNKQLSLRRAQAVVDYVVQKGISKSRVSARGYGAERPIASNDDEKEGRMLNRRVEFKIIRKGGAVATQ; translated from the coding sequence ATGATAAAAAGATATTTGGGTGCTTGTCTGCTCATTATTCTGCTTAGCGTAAGCGGTGGAGTAGCGCACGCACAAATGGCAGCCACCAAGGCAGATAGCGTAGAGCTAGCTGAACAATTTTATGAAATTGGACAGGAGATCTTAAAAAGTACAAAAGTAGTTGTGCAGGCCCGGGAGCAGTTCGAAATGGCTGCCAACCTGGACCCTAATAACATCTGGGCCAATTACATGACAGGGCAGACCTACCTGGAGTCGGTAAATAAAGATCGTTCTGCAAAGTACTTCCTGCGGGTGTATCAGCAGGATCCGAAATTTCGCTACGACCTGCTCTATTCTATTGGCAGGGGCTTTCAGTATGGCCTTAATTACGAGGAAGCGCTTAAATACTATAATCAGTATAAGCAGAAAACACTCTCAGACGTAAATTACAGGGGTCAGGATAAAATTCAGCTAAGAGATGTAGAGCGTAGAATAGAGGAGTGCAGGAATGGCCTGGAATACGCAAAAAATCCAAAACATTACGCAATCGTAAATATTTCGGAAAAAGTAAATTCTATATGGCCCGACTATGCCCCGGTACTAAATGAGGACGAAACGATCCTGATCTTTACTACCCGCCGACAGGAGGATAACCTAAACGAAAACGTGGATTCTGATAACTTCTACTTCGAGGATGTATTTTATTCCGAGAAGGTAAATGGAGAGTGGACAAGGGCCAAAAACATCAAAGAACCCATCAATGATAAGTACCATAACAGTAACCTGGCACTTACTGCAGATGGTAATACGCTCTACCTTTATCGTTACGATAATGGAGGAGACATCTTCTTTTCAACCAAAGAAAAGGACGGCAGCTGGGCTTATCCGCAGCCATTAAGCGATTTTATTAATTCCAGCTTTGCCGAGAAATCCATTTCTGTTTCAAAGGATGGGAATCTGATGTTCTTCAGCAGCAACAGACCAGGTGGTTTGGGTGGTCTGGATATTTACATGAGCAAAAAAGATAAAAACGGTAAATGGAGCCGCTCCGAAAACTTAGGGCCTAACATCAATACAGAGTTCGATGACGAAAGCCCCTTTATTCACTACGACGGTAAAACCCTTTACTTCAGTACCCGTGGCCGCAAAGGCATGGGCGGTTACGATATCTTTAAAAGTGTTTACGATAGCACCGCCAGCCAGTGGACAGAGCCTGTAAACCTGGGCTATCCCATCAACACCCCCGACGAGGACGTGTTCTTTGTGGCCACCAAAGATGGCAAACGCGGATATTATGCTTCTGTAAGGGACGACGGCCAGGGCTATACAGATATATATATGGTTAACTTTTTCCCTGATGGTGAAGAAAAACCAGTGCTAGCACAAAACCAGCCACAGCCTAAAAAAGAGCCGGAAAATAATAAACCAGCGCCGAAGCCTGAACCTAAAAAGGAGGAGCCTGTGCAGGAACAAAAAATTGCAGAAGCGCCAAAAGCAGCTGCACCAGCGCCAGTGCTGATGCCTGTGACCTTAAGCATCCGTATTATCGACGATGAAACTGATCTGCCCCTGGAGGCCAATGTAAACCTGCGCCGCTTATCTGATAACCAGCTGGCGGGTAAATCTGCCAAGGGGCCCGGTGAGTACACCTTTACCACCACCCAAAAGCAGCCTGTGCAAATGGTGCTAAGCGTAGAGAAAGACGGCTACATGTTCAAGAACTTTAAGATTACCATACCTGCCGCAACGGCAGAGCCACAGGAGATCAGCAGAAATATAGAACTGAACCGCCTGCAAACAGGCTTTACTTCAGTACTAAGGAATATTTACTTCGATTTTAACCAGGCTACCTTCCAGAAAGCATCTTACGACGAGTTGAATAAGCTGGAGCGTATGCTCAATGAAAACCCTGACCTGGTAATGGAAATATCCGGCCATACTGATAATGTGGGCAGTAAGGCGTATAACAAGCAGCTTTCGCTGCGCCGTGCCCAGGCAGTGGTAGATTATGTGGTGCAGAAGGGCATCAGCAAATCACGCGTAAGTGCCAGGGGCTACGGAGCAGAAAGGCCAATTGCCTCTAACGACGACGAAAAAGAAGGCAGAATGCTGAACAGACGTGTGGAATTTAAAATCATTCGCAAGGGTGGTGCTGTAGCTACTCAATAA
- a CDS encoding ubiquinone/menaquinone biosynthesis methyltransferase ubiE (COG2226 Methylase involved in ubiquinone/menaquinone biosynthesis) — MTVLPYKDQNKGKKDQVANMFDNISPRYDLLNHLLSLGIDVLWRKEAIRMLKARKPHPQLLLDVATGTGDFAMEALVLAPDKITGVDISAGMLEVGRQKIKKQGLENRIEMIQGDSENLPFEDNMFDAVIVAFGVRNFEDLQKGLREMNRVLKPGGVVTILEFSRMRTFPLKQLFNFYFKHILPRIGKMISKDQSAYTYLPESVQAFPDGTDFLKILEETGYTNTEWKSLTFGVSAIYVASK, encoded by the coding sequence ATGACAGTACTACCCTATAAAGACCAGAATAAAGGCAAAAAAGACCAGGTGGCGAATATGTTCGACAACATCAGCCCCCGTTACGATCTGCTGAACCACCTGCTAAGCCTTGGCATTGATGTATTGTGGCGCAAAGAGGCCATCAGAATGCTGAAAGCCCGGAAGCCGCACCCCCAGCTCCTGCTGGATGTAGCCACCGGAACCGGCGATTTTGCCATGGAAGCCCTGGTGCTGGCGCCAGATAAAATCACAGGTGTCGATATATCGGCCGGCATGCTGGAGGTGGGGCGCCAGAAAATAAAGAAACAGGGGCTGGAGAACAGGATCGAAATGATTCAGGGAGATTCAGAGAACCTGCCCTTTGAAGATAATATGTTCGATGCTGTGATCGTTGCATTTGGTGTACGCAACTTCGAAGATCTGCAGAAAGGCCTGAGGGAAATGAACAGGGTGCTGAAGCCAGGAGGTGTTGTGACCATCCTTGAATTTTCGCGCATGCGTACTTTCCCGCTCAAGCAATTGTTTAACTTCTATTTTAAACATATTTTGCCACGTATTGGCAAAATGATTTCGAAAGATCAATCAGCCTACACCTACCTACCGGAGTCTGTGCAGGCATTTCCAGACGGTACAGACTTTTTGAAGATTTTGGAAGAAACAGGATATACAAATACAGAATGGAAATCTTTAACCTTTGGCGTAAGCGCAATTTACGTAGCCTCCAAGTAG
- a CDS encoding port-related protein yields the protein MLLLLALFTHTATAQETVNMNQENLSYGETRFISFGFLLGGHTSSLRPKFSKDFAAPSLNDTLNITTASPFGFSIGFLTNFKVAQYLDVRLMPKVAFYDYKLSFHTTTANDESVRDALADFTTVDVPLSFKYKSMRRGNHRMFITGGVTQIIDVTGKKQKEENQENGLRLNGNNTTADIGFGADFFFPLFKFSPEIRYSYGLVDVLDSRNNQLGRSFDRMGTQMIGIYLVFN from the coding sequence TTGCTGTTATTGCTGGCACTGTTCACCCATACTGCCACGGCGCAGGAAACCGTGAACATGAACCAGGAGAACCTCTCTTACGGAGAAACACGCTTTATTTCCTTTGGATTTTTGCTGGGAGGACATACCTCGAGCCTGCGCCCAAAATTTTCAAAAGATTTTGCAGCTCCATCTTTGAATGATACCCTCAACATCACAACAGCTAGCCCTTTCGGGTTTTCCATTGGCTTCCTTACCAACTTTAAGGTGGCGCAGTACCTGGATGTGCGCCTGATGCCAAAGGTAGCTTTCTATGATTATAAGCTTTCTTTTCATACCACCACGGCCAATGATGAATCGGTACGGGATGCACTGGCAGATTTTACCACGGTAGATGTACCCCTTTCGTTCAAATACAAATCCATGAGAAGAGGGAATCACCGGATGTTTATTACAGGGGGTGTTACCCAGATCATCGACGTAACCGGTAAAAAACAAAAGGAAGAGAACCAGGAAAATGGCCTTCGCCTGAATGGTAATAATACAACTGCCGATATTGGCTTTGGTGCTGATTTCTTTTTCCCGCTTTTCAAATTCTCTCCGGAGATCCGTTACTCCTATGGCTTAGTAGATGTACTGGACAGCAGAAACAATCAGTTGGGCCGTTCATTCGACAGGATGGGTACCCAGATGATTGGCATCTATCTGGTATTTAACTAG
- a CDS encoding ABC transporter (COG1131 ABC-type multidrug transport system, ATPase component): protein MSEEILKALTQLFAIITKQDGGATEVERNFVIGFFQQELDQDSVREYLELYDKFVGYNQEEEPEEEAEEEKQKKVRKLTSVRDSVKTLAICKKINKTLTQKQRVVVLIKILELVASDKNFTPQRMEIIDTVSTVFRFKKQEYKLIESFVLAANSQSVNYEDILIVGNGLQEILAETGISPAAGEAEDQKKHVYTELHGELIFMKVLSVDMYFVKYLGHEEVVLNGFIMKPEQVYLYSHGSTIKTPKGAALYYSDITSHFNYDGVQAKLSYNAVDVEYRFANGDLGLRDINVSEGPGNLIGIMGASGAGKTTLLNVLAGIEKPTGGKILINDLDLTTDKEKLQGVIGYVSQDDLLIEELTVYENLYFNAKLCFAGMAKEELHKRVIQVLENLGLEQRKDLRVGSVLDKTISGGQRKRLNIALELIREPSILFVDEPTSGLSSRDSENVIDLLKELSLKGKLIFVVIHQPSSDIYKMFDKMYIMDTGGFPVFYGNPVAAVTYFKKATNQVDGDRGQCPTCSNVNPEQVFNIIEARVVDEYGQLTNKRKVTPTQWHQHFQAKFKLEKVSDVQEEPPRNLNIPSRLKQAVIFTTRDTLAKINNKQYLLINLLEAPLLALILSFIIRYHTGGHYVFRFNENIPAFLMMAIVVSLFMGLTVSAEEIIRDRKILKRESFLNLSWNSYLMSKLAILFTLSGIQAFCFVLIGNLVLGIDGMLLPFWLVLFSVSCFANVLGLNISSAFNSAVTVYILIPLLLIPQMILSGLLFPFDKLNNTISNRGKVPVVADVMASRWAYEAMATYQYKNNPFAIYSFPVESDARMADYKSNYWVDKLKEALLYVEDNRLDASDSIQLKVRDKFSLIRNEISKEPLQAGLEGLNLAQLEPAALTDQHLTALEEYLNKVRAHYIEQYQLAETKLENLTALRKQHEPGFEVNIYKDRYYNESMTDLLRNLGSEDRILEQNEELVQLIDPIYQVPNNPKHAFDYRAHFFAPQKHFLGFYFDTYFFNIIVIWLMSASLYLALYTEALRKFLKLFSR, encoded by the coding sequence ATGAGTGAGGAAATACTCAAGGCCCTTACCCAGTTATTTGCCATCATCACCAAACAGGATGGTGGCGCTACCGAAGTAGAGCGCAATTTCGTAATTGGCTTTTTCCAGCAGGAGCTGGACCAGGATTCCGTACGCGAATACCTGGAGCTTTACGATAAATTTGTAGGCTATAACCAGGAGGAAGAACCTGAAGAGGAAGCTGAAGAGGAAAAACAGAAGAAGGTACGCAAGCTGACTTCCGTACGCGACTCTGTGAAAACCCTCGCCATTTGCAAGAAAATCAACAAAACACTTACCCAGAAACAACGGGTGGTGGTCCTGATCAAGATCCTGGAGCTGGTGGCTTCTGATAAGAATTTCACCCCCCAGCGCATGGAGATCATCGATACGGTTTCTACGGTATTCCGCTTTAAAAAGCAGGAGTACAAGCTGATTGAAAGCTTTGTGCTGGCGGCCAACAGCCAGTCGGTGAACTACGAGGATATCCTGATTGTAGGCAACGGCCTGCAGGAGATCCTGGCCGAAACAGGCATTAGCCCTGCAGCCGGCGAAGCAGAAGATCAGAAGAAACATGTGTACACTGAACTGCACGGAGAGCTGATCTTCATGAAAGTTCTCAGTGTAGATATGTACTTTGTAAAGTACCTGGGGCATGAGGAGGTGGTACTGAATGGCTTTATCATGAAGCCGGAACAGGTATATCTGTATTCGCATGGCAGCACCATTAAAACACCTAAAGGTGCTGCCCTGTACTATAGCGATATTACCAGTCACTTTAATTACGACGGTGTACAGGCAAAGCTCTCGTACAACGCTGTAGATGTAGAGTACCGCTTTGCCAATGGTGATCTGGGCCTGCGCGACATCAACGTTAGCGAAGGCCCCGGTAACCTCATTGGCATTATGGGCGCCAGTGGTGCGGGTAAAACCACCCTGCTGAACGTGCTGGCCGGTATTGAAAAACCAACCGGTGGCAAGATCCTGATAAACGATCTGGACCTTACCACCGACAAGGAAAAGCTGCAGGGCGTTATTGGCTATGTATCTCAGGATGACCTGCTGATTGAAGAGCTAACCGTTTATGAAAATCTCTACTTTAACGCCAAACTCTGCTTTGCAGGCATGGCAAAAGAAGAGCTGCATAAACGGGTAATCCAGGTGCTGGAGAACCTGGGCCTTGAGCAGCGCAAAGACCTGCGGGTGGGTTCCGTACTGGATAAAACCATTAGCGGTGGCCAGCGAAAAAGGCTTAACATTGCCCTGGAGCTGATCCGGGAGCCTTCTATCCTGTTTGTGGATGAGCCCACCTCCGGCCTCTCCTCGCGCGATTCAGAAAATGTGATTGACCTGCTGAAGGAGCTTTCGCTGAAAGGCAAGCTGATCTTCGTGGTGATACACCAGCCTTCGTCAGACATCTACAAGATGTTCGACAAGATGTACATCATGGATACCGGTGGTTTCCCGGTATTCTATGGCAACCCGGTGGCAGCCGTCACCTACTTTAAAAAAGCAACCAACCAGGTAGATGGCGACCGCGGCCAGTGCCCTACCTGTAGCAATGTGAACCCCGAGCAGGTGTTCAACATTATAGAAGCCCGTGTGGTAGACGAGTATGGCCAGTTGACCAACAAACGGAAAGTCACGCCTACCCAGTGGCACCAGCATTTCCAGGCCAAATTTAAGCTGGAGAAAGTGAGCGACGTGCAGGAGGAGCCTCCGCGCAACCTTAACATTCCCTCCCGCCTGAAGCAGGCTGTAATTTTCACCACCCGCGATACTCTGGCAAAAATCAATAATAAGCAGTACCTCCTGATTAACCTGCTGGAGGCGCCGCTGCTGGCCCTTATTCTGTCGTTCATCATCCGCTATCATACCGGTGGCCACTATGTTTTCCGCTTTAACGAGAACATACCTGCCTTTTTAATGATGGCCATCGTGGTTTCGCTCTTCATGGGCTTAACCGTTAGTGCCGAAGAAATTATCAGGGACCGCAAGATCCTGAAGCGCGAGAGCTTCCTGAACCTTAGCTGGAACAGCTACCTGATGAGCAAGCTGGCGATACTCTTTACCCTTTCCGGCATACAGGCCTTTTGCTTTGTGCTGATCGGCAACCTGGTGCTGGGCATCGATGGCATGCTCCTGCCCTTCTGGCTGGTGCTGTTCTCGGTAAGCTGCTTTGCCAATGTGTTGGGGCTTAACATCAGCTCTGCTTTCAATTCTGCGGTAACAGTGTACATTCTGATACCACTGCTGCTCATTCCGCAGATGATCTTAAGCGGTTTGCTCTTTCCTTTTGATAAGCTCAACAACACCATCAGCAACCGGGGTAAAGTACCGGTGGTGGCCGATGTAATGGCCTCCCGCTGGGCTTACGAAGCCATGGCCACCTACCAGTACAAGAACAACCCATTTGCCATTTATAGCTTCCCGGTAGAATCCGATGCCCGCATGGCCGATTATAAATCGAATTACTGGGTGGACAAGCTGAAAGAAGCGCTGCTCTATGTAGAAGACAACAGGCTTGATGCCTCCGACAGCATTCAGCTAAAAGTAAGAGACAAGTTTAGTCTGATCAGGAATGAAATTAGCAAAGAGCCGCTGCAGGCGGGGCTGGAAGGCCTTAACCTGGCACAGCTGGAGCCTGCTGCTTTAACAGATCAGCACCTTACTGCACTGGAAGAATACCTGAACAAGGTGCGTGCGCATTATATTGAGCAATACCAGCTGGCAGAAACAAAGCTGGAAAACCTGACAGCACTGCGCAAACAACATGAACCAGGCTTTGAAGTTAATATTTACAAAGACCGTTATTACAACGAGTCGATGACCGACCTGCTCCGCAACCTGGGTTCCGAAGACCGCATTCTGGAGCAAAACGAAGAGCTGGTACAGCTGATTGACCCGATTTACCAGGTACCAAATAATCCAAAACATGCATTTGATTACAGGGCTCATTTCTTTGCTCCGCAAAAGCACTTTTTGGGATTCTATTTCGATACCTACTTCTTCAATATTATAGTTATCTGGCTTATGAGCGCATCTTTATACCTGGCATTGTATACAGAGGCACTACGGAAGTTTCTAAAGTTATTTAGTCGTTAA